The following are encoded in a window of Anaerolineae bacterium genomic DNA:
- a CDS encoding class I SAM-dependent methyltransferase, producing the protein MGEAENLPVCDESVDYVFANMYLHHVESPFQAIKEMVRILKPGGTLVVTDLDEHSYEFLRTEQCDRWLGFNRQDIRRWLTDAGLKDVLVDCVGENCCAQSSCGCESASISIFIAVGVK; encoded by the coding sequence GTGGGAGAGGCGGAGAACTTACCGGTCTGTGACGAAAGTGTGGACTATGTCTTTGCCAATATGTACCTTCATCACGTTGAGTCGCCTTTTCAGGCAATAAAAGAGATGGTGCGAATTCTGAAGCCGGGTGGTACGCTGGTTGTCACGGATTTGGACGAGCACTCTTATGAGTTCTTAAGGACGGAGCAATGCGATCGATGGTTAGGGTTTAATCGCCAGGATATTAGGCGGTGGTTGACTGATGCGGGTCTGAAAGACGTGTTGGTGGACTGTGTGGGTGAGAATTGCTGTGCCCAATCAAGTTGTGGTTGTGAATCTGCGAGCATCAGTATATTCATAGCTGTAGGGGTGAAATGA